The region taAATTGTTCACCGCATCGAAAATATTAGTACATATATTAATTAGTATGCCCATTGAGCTGAGATAGgttttattataatataatagaCTTCTGCTTAATTAAATTAACCTAATCAGTGTAATTTTCGTGATTAATATCGATTAACCTAGCACCATTTTCATCTCTTGGATTTCAGTGTTAATTATCCTCCGTCATTCACTACCAAGTAGCATGTCACCATCACACATATTCTTCATTTTCTCATGAAGATCAATGATTAAAAACTCATTACATCTATCCCCAGCAGCAAAAACATGAAACTTGTTCCCAACATCAATCCAGCTACAACCAGGCTGTTTCTTGAGCCCCTCCTGCTTCATCCTCAGCTTCACCATCTCAGCCTTCGTTGTCCTCCCTCGAGCAGCGTATAAGCTAGACACGAGCGCATAAGTGCCTGCATCCCAACAGAAGTGTGCACCAACTATTTAATGATGCTCTACAACCAAGCTTCTTCATAAGCTTGAATGCCTCCTTTACCCTCCCTGCTCGGCCATACAGATCGACTATGCACGTGTAATGCTCTTCCCTCACTTTTGTAGACTTATTTCTCGTAAGCATTTCAAAGTAATCCAGCCCTTCCTGTACTAAACCGGCATAGCTGCAGGCAGAGAGCAAACCAACGTAGGTGACCTCGTTTGGCTTGAAACCCCTCATCCGCATCTCCTCAAACACCATGATCGCATCCCTTCCACATCTGTGGTGAGCATAGGCGGAGATCATGGAGTTCCAGCACACCAAGTCTTTGCAGCGCCTAAGCCCGTGATCAAACACTTTTCTAGCCATCGCCACTACTCCACATTTCGAATACATGTTTATAAGTGATGAGATCACAAACTCACTCTCTTGGTATACAGTCTTGCTTATTACTTGATGCAATTGCAATCCTTCAACAAGACCAGCAAAGTCACTACAAGCTCCCAAAACTCTCGCAAATGTGCCTTCATTAGGCCTCACCCTTAGACTCCTATTCATCTCGTAGAACATTCTCAAAGCTTCCTCGCTTCTGCCATGCTGCGTGTACCCGCTTATGACAGCAGTCCAAGAAACCACTTTCTTCCCTGGCATCTCATCAAACAACCTCCTCCCCTTCTCCAGCTTGCCGTTTTGCATAAAACCAGTGATCATCGTGTTCCAAGATACAACACTACGCTCAGGCATCATGTCAAAGAGCAATCTAGCTTCATCTACCTTCCCATATCTTGACAATCCCGATATCATAATGTTCCAAGAAATCACATTCCTTACAGACATCCGGTCGAAGATCCCCCTCGCCTCCTCCACCCTTCCGCAGCACACCAACCCCGAGATCACCGTGTTCCAAGAAAGAATGTTCCTCTCTCTCATCCTCTCAAACAGCAACAATGCCTGGTCAATCTCACCACTTCGGACATATCCTTCAATCATAGTATTCCAAGCCACCACATTCTTATCCGGCATTTCGTAGAAAAGCTTCTCTGCCTCGGCAACTCTCTTCATTTTCAAGTACCCGGATATCATAGCATTCCAAGTAACTCCATTTTTCTCAGCATCAACCCTGTCGAAAAGCTCCCGCGCTTCTCCGACCAGACCACACTTCATGTATCCCGAGATCAGCGCCGTCCATGAGATCACATCCCTTTCAGGCATTACTTCAAACAGTTGGCGCGCTTCACGAATCTTCCCCTCTTCGCATAAGCATGTTATCATACAGTTAGGCCTAGCTACGTCTTGTGAGAATCGATAGTTTCGACTGTTTTTCAGCTTCGGTCATTGAGTGATACAATCTCAATAAGTGAAATTTTGCTGCATAGAAATTAGAGCAAACAGAGCTTAAAGGCGCAGATTTCATGCTATTCTGTGTTAGAGTTGAAATTTGGCGATACATTATGGAACTTTTCTCGTCCAGCCTCTAGCCCAACCCATCCACTGATGGccctccccccccccctctctctctctaatccACCACACTCTCCTATCTCCTGCACCCCTCAATTCCTGTTGCAATTGGTTTTCCTCTTCCTTGGAAACACCTTAATTGCTGCAATTTGCCCGCTGTTTTGGGGGGTTTCCAATAGGAAAAGGACTGACTGAGAGAATCAATGCATTGATATGAAGTCTGAAAATTGTATTCTGCCTCCATTGAGTTTTCTCTTCCAGGTTAGCAAAACGAATTGGTTGATTCAATGTTCTTAGTATTGAttcaatgttcaagctgcaggaGGTTTTGAAGGAGAAAGCAGTGAGCGTGCCTCAGGTGTTTAACAAAGGGGAGTAAATTGGTAGTGCGGAGGATTATAAATGTGATGGAATCACTTGATATTAATTGAAGAATCCCAACCAAATATAATCGTCACATTGaataaaattgatgaaaaaatgatttcaatattgaaaaaaatcaatacTTAAACAGTTATTGTAACTAAAAAGGCACAGAGTAATATAGAAAGTGGAGTTACGCTGGCGTaaaatatgcaattttattttaaatttttcagTTTCTGTTTCGTTTCTACCGGCGATACTCACCATCACGATCCCCCTTCCCTCCACAGGTTCTTTTCTTTGAATCTTTACGATGCTATATTTAAATCAAGAATTAGTTGTTCTTATTGATGATTTTACAACGTAGAATATTGTGTAATGTGATACAAAAAATTGCTTTCTTAATCATGATTTGTATCACATTTGTGTttttatgaattatgatttCTATATGATCATGTTTCCTGTATTCATGTGTTAGATGAATTAACGTTTTGACTTGAAAATGAACGATAAAATGAGCTTAAGCCTAGGAGATGCTGATCCACCGTCTCCGACGCAATACTCCACACCATGCGAGTCACCGGTGAGCGGTGGTGCAGCTTATCTCAGTGATGCGCGGATCGAACAAGTGAAGATATGGCTCGTCTCCCAGTTTCACGATGCTGGAAAACACGTGCCCGATTTCGATGACACCCCTCAGACCATTTCTTACCTCCATAATATTGTAACTCAGTCCCATGCTCAAACTGAGGCTGCCACCATTCTCTTGAATGACTTCCACCAAAAATCTGCCGAGTATCGCTCTCAAGGTTTCGTCATCTTCAATGATTTCGTTTACGCAGTTTTGCCTGTCTCTGACCCTTGATCATCATCACAGCTGCAAGAATGAGAGAGGTTTTGGAGAAAATGGGGTTGTCAATGGAGAGGTTGCCTTCTAAATTGGTGGCATCAGCAAATATTCTTGCTAATGTGGCAAATCTGTTGGATATTAGAGATACAGAGCTAAGCaggtatatataatatagtgtGTTTAAGTTTAGCACTTTATTTTCATGCAAAGGAATTTGGTTTTTTTAGTGATGAAGGAAAACATGGTGTTAGTTTTCTTGTAGCTGCATTTGATCTATCTCAGAGGAAAGATGAAGTTGCAGAGAAGAAGGCTCAAGCAAAGCAAGAGTCCAGACAGCTTCTTGATTTCACTCGAAAGGCGCTTGCCCGATTGACTTATCTGAAACGGTGAATCTAGCTATTAGTCGTTTGCTGAGCTAGCTACGTCTCTGTTGGTTCTAATTTTTCCATTGCTTCTTGGCAGAATTTTGGCGCAGCTTGAGAATGAGACAGCGCCTTCCGAATCAGAGATGGCGCACTGGAGATCGAGCATGGTGATTTTGGACAAGAAGGGGACACAGTATCTGCAGGAGTATTCTAA is a window of Salvia splendens isolate huo1 chromosome 3, SspV2, whole genome shotgun sequence DNA encoding:
- the LOC121796925 gene encoding LOW QUALITY PROTEIN: pentatricopeptide repeat-containing protein At2g35030, mitochondrial-like (The sequence of the model RefSeq protein was modified relative to this genomic sequence to represent the inferred CDS: inserted 4 bases in 2 codons); the encoded protein is MYRQISTLTQNSMKSAPLSSVCSNFYAAKFHLLRLYHSMTEAEKQSKXYRFSQDVARPNCMITCLCEEGKIREARQLFEVMPERDVISWTALISGYMKCGLVGEARELFDRVDAEKNGVTWNAMISGYLKMKRVAEAEKLFYEMPDKNVVAWNTMIEGYVRSGEIDQALLLFERMRERNILSWNTVISGLVCCGRVEEARGIFDRMSVRNVISWNIMISGLSRYGKVDEARLLFDMMPERSVVSWNTMITGFMQNGKLEKGRRLFDEMPGKKVVSWTAVISGYTQHGRSEEALRMFYEMNRSLRVRPNEGTFARVLGACSDFAGLVEGLQLHQVISKTVYQESEFVISSLINMYSKCGVVAMARKVFDHGLRRCKDLVCWNSMISAYAHHRCGRDAIMVFEEMRMRGFKPNEVTYVGLLSACSYAGLVQEGLDYFEMLTRNKSTKVREEHYTCIVDLYGRAGRVKEAFKLMKKLGCRASLNSWCTLLLGCXGTYALVSSLYAARGRTTKAEMVKLRMKQEGLKKQPGCSWIDVGNKFHVFAAGDRCNEFLIIDLHEKMKNMCDGDMLLGSE
- the LOC121795822 gene encoding AUGMIN subunit 1-like; translation: MNDKMSLSLGDADPPSPTQYSTPCESPVSGGAAYLSDARIEQVKIWLVSQFHDAGKHVPDFDDTPQTISYLHNIVTQSHAQTEAATILLNDFHQKSAEYRSQAARMREVLEKMGLSMERLPSKLVASANILANVANLLDIRDTELSSFLVAAFDLSQRKDEVAEKKAQAKQESRQLLDFTRKALARLTYLKRILAQLENETAPSESEMAHWRSSMVILDKKGTQYLQEYSNYKKMLDRLSYSPEIRHGVLAEMADHRRELQRETKPILESLRSYHDLPPDKALAALAVEEKKMQFAAAEKHLEEVLQSAIPE